From uncultured Pseudodesulfovibrio sp.:
CGGCAATACCCACTCGCGGAGAAAATGGCGGATTTTCATCCGTACATTCAGTCACCCCGTCACCGATAAGATAGAAGTTATCGCGTACTTTACGTGTAATCATGGCGTCACTGCTACCAGTACCGCCCATGCCTGATGCGGCGACAACGAGCACTCCTTTCGGAAGCAAGGTTTCCACCAGCGCCTTTTTGGCTTCAGGGTCATCAAAAGCCTCAACCACTATGTCGCATTCAGCAAACAATTCAGCCATATCCTCACCCGTCACCTTACCGATACACGGTTCCAGATCGAGATCAGGATTGACGGCCAATAGATTGGCAACCAAGGCTTCCACCTTGTATTCCCCCACCTGCTGTGCTGTATACGCCTGCCGATTGAGATTGGAGGGCTCCACACGGTCAAAATCGACCAATACAAAACGCTTAAACCCCGAACGCACCAGATGCATGGCGCAATTGGACCCAAGTCCGCCTGCGCCAGCAATACCGATGGAGACCGTCTGCAAAAAGGCCAGACGGTCTTTACCCAAGTAAGCGGCTATGCCTTGCTCGGTCCGATTCATGCGCTTGCCTTTGCCTGCAACTCGATGGGTTCCCAATCTTTATAAATCGGCTGATATCCGCACCTACGCAGCATCTCACACATTTCTTCCACGCTCCGTGTATCAGCAATCTCAAACTGCCCGACCTGATCATGTTCCTGAGTATGACCGCCCACAGCAGTGGTGACACCGGCAGACATTTTGGTCACGCCCAACGGCAGAATGTGTTCACGGAACTCCGCTGATTCACGAGTGGAAACGGTGATACCAAGACGCGGCAAAAACAGTCGCAAAGCAAGCATGTACTGCACAAGATCTCTGTCATCTGCGATGCTCGCAGGCTGATATTCACCGGCATGAGGCCGCATCCTCGGCGGCGATACGGAGATATCCACTTCGGGATATTTATGCATGAGATAAGCCGCATGCATTCCTGTGAAGAAAGCATCCCGGTGCCAATCGCCCAATCCAAGCAATGCGCCAATGGTTACCACACGCATTCCGGCCTGACAGCCGCGCTCTGGGGCATCCAACCGATATCTATAGTCTTTCTTTGGACCCTTGGGATGCAAGGTGGCATACAACTCCTCGTTGTACGTCTCTTGAAACATGGTCAAACCATCAGCTCCGGCAGCCACCAAACGAGCATACTCGTCCTGATCCATGGCAAAAACCTCAATGGACACGGACGGAAAATGCTTCCGAAGCACTCCCATGCAATCTTCAAGATAATCTACCCCAGCCTTAGCCGGAGCCTCACCTGTAAGAATGAGCAAATGCTTAAGCCCGGTGTCAGCTATGGCCTTGGCCTCCACATCCAACTGTTCCAAGGTCAATTGATCACGAGGAATGTCGTTCTTGCAGTTGAAACCGCAATACACACAGTGATTGGAACAGAAATTGGATAAATACAATGGTGTAAACAACTGTATGGCACGTCCAAAATTCTGGGCGGTCAGGCGACTCGCTTTCTGTGCCATTTCTTCAAGAAGAGGTACGGCAGCAGGACTCATGAAATTCATGAAATCTTCAATAGTCGGCGTCATCTTATTCAAAGACCGACGAACATCCTCCGCTGTAACAGCGGCAAACTTTTCATCGAGAGGTACAGAAGCATATTCTGCAAGTACTGAATAGAAACTCACTTTACTCACCGCCCAAAAAGCCCGTCAGGGGTGATGATGCGTCCGCATGCATTTTGGTGACACCCGGACCGGACAAATAGGCTTCACGCCCTGCCTTGACTGCGCGCCCGAAGGCCTTAGCCATCACGCGTGGGTCAGAGGCTGTGGCAATAGCCGTATTCACCAAACAGGCATCTGCTCCCATTTCCATGGCTTCACACGCCTCGGAAGGACGACCAATACCTGCATCAACAATAATTGGAAGATCGATTTCTTCAATAAGGATACGAACCATTTCGCGGGTTTTGAGGCCACGATTCGTGCCAATAGGCGCACCCAAAGGCATGACAGCGGCAGCGCCGGCGTTGACCAAACTTTGGGCCACATACAAATCCGCGTTGACATAAGGAAAGACAACAAAGCCTTCCTTGGCCAGAATCTCAGTAGCTTTGGCTGTTTCATACCCGTCGGGCAACAGATATTTATTGTCAGAAATGACCTCAATCTTAATCCAGTCTCCACAGCCCATAGCTCGTGCCAGTCGAGCAATGCGTACAGCCTCTTCTGCAGTACGAGCACCTGACGTGTTAGGCAAAAGCTGCATATGCTTTGGAATAAAATCCATGACATTGCCGGTACTGGATTCAAGGTCAACACGCCGCAGCGCTACGGTGATAACCTGCGAGCCTGAAGCTTCACAAACATCGGGAACAATCGCGTCGTCACCATATTTACCGGTGCCGGTGAACAGCCTGCTGTTCAATTTTACACCACCGACTTCAAATATATCTTCACACATGATTCTCTCCTAACCTCCACCCACAAAACGAAGGACCTCTAAATGGTCTCCATCATTGAGCGAAGTGGTATCGAAGTTTTCACCGGGCACGATGTCACCATTCCGCTCTACCACGACAACTTGCGGCGAAACATCTTTGCTTTCGAGCAGAGCGAGGATCGTCATCCCCTCCGTCACATTTACTTCCTTGCCATTCAGAACGACAATCATGAGCATCTCCTTTAAGTTCCCGGTCACAAAAAAAGCGCTTACCCCTATGAGGGCAAGCGCGGTCTGACGGAATATCAGTTGCAACCAGCTTCCCTACGGCGGAATTAACCGCATCAGGTTCAAAGGGTTGGACTGCTTCGTCCATCTCAGCCTCAACAAAGAGGCTCCCCTAGCTGCGGTGAAGACTATGCCTTTTGTTTCTCCCTGTAAAGCCCCCTAGATTAAAAAATAACATTCCAACAAAAACCTAAAGTTATCATAATGATCAGCCGATATAGTTGCCGTGACCACATAAAAAATAGGGGAAATCTCTCATGTTCTCGACCATGTTTCAAGCCACAGGTTTCAAGCGAGCTCTTGATCTGTGCAAACAAGGTAAAATTGATGAAGCGGCGGTGCTTCTCAAAAGTCTCCAGGATGAATTCCTGGCAGTCTGCGAAGAGAATGAAGCACTTAAAGAACAATTATCAGAAGTAGCAGAAGTTCTCGATCTTGCTGAAAAGATACAATTCGATGGTCAGAAATACTGGCTTACGGATGAAGGCGAGAAAAAAGGGCCCTTCTGTCAAGTTTGCTATGATCGCGACGGTTTGCTGGTTCACCTCCATGAACACAAAAACCATTGGGAATGCCAGAGTTGTCATGGACTCTATATGGTTCCACAGGACTCACAGGCAGAAACCAAGAAAAAACCAATATTGCGAACAACGTTGAAAAAAACTATTCCACTCTTTCTTGAACAGGAAATGGTTTAAGATGATTCTTACAAAAAAAGCCCTCGCCCGAATATTCGGGCGAGGGCTTTTTTTGTAAGAATCATCTTAAAGGAACTGAGTGCCAAACAATGTAGCCTCACGAACCCACAATTCAAGAAGTTGTTTGTCATCAAACTTTATCACCCCATAAGCCAAATCTTCCACATCCATGCCTGGCAAGTAAATCAACACTGCCACATTCTTTGTGACCCGGCGATTCTCCTTCCACAGTGTAGTCGAAAAATCCTTAAGAGAATCACGCGTTGGCTTCTTTGTTGTAGACAAAAAAACCTTGAGAGTAATCCACGTCTCGCCAAGCTGCCTTGTTTCTGATTTTTCCATAACACGATACTTGTACCCATGAGCGGTTTTGTTCGGTGTGGGATCAGGTTTTTTCGTTTTAGCAAAACTCTTTCGATCAATGGTAATCGTCTTTTGACCACTCTCCGAAGAGCCTGAAGTTGAAGCAACAATAGGTGTCTTCTTGGCAACAGGCGCAGTCTTTTTTGAAACCGACTTTGTAGAAACTGTCGGCGCAGGCCCTGTAGACAACGCCAGTTCACGAGACTGATCAGTCGCCGCCCGCGTTCCTTTATCCATGATAGATTGCAAAGAATACCCAATGGCCCGTCCCTCGATAAGGACTAATTCATTACGATTAAACACAGCATACCAACCATGCTGTAACAATCCGACCTGAACGGTGTCGCCCGGTTTCAACGTCCTGTTCAAAGACGAACCAGTCGTCCGGTCAGCGTGCACATTTATCAAGGTCGTTGCCGTGACAACCTTCGGCTTGGGAGCCGCAACCGGGGCTGGTGGTGGCGTTGTTGCCACGTTGCCACTGACTTGCCCTTGGCCACTGACGACCTCATCAGGCTCAGTCACCACAAGAATCTTTTCTTCAACCTGAACAGGTTGTGGTTTGGAAGCTTTTGTCGCCTTGGCCAAAGATTTTTTGGTGGCTGGTTTGAAATATTTCGCACTACTGTAGCCAAGGCCATTCAAATTGGATCGAATGGTCGCATTTGGTGGAAACACACGAACCCAATCTCCATCAGGGAAATCGATGCGTACATGTGTTCCTGCCTTCAATGTTTCTATCTTCCTGCCGCTGACATCTGGTTTAGTCCGAACATTCAAGGCGCGATAGGTATATACCAATTCCCCTAACTCTTTCGGTTCGTACCGCGCCCGTTTTTTCTGAAGATATTTCGCGTTGGAAAACCCTATGGCCGCGCGTTCACTTCCATCGGTTGCATCCGGCTCGTATATGGCCACCCAACCATCACGAAAATGAGCAATTCTGACTTTTTGACCAGCATAGAGATTACCGACCCATTTTGCCTTTGGAGATCGACCATCTCGTAAATTCAAAGGCCTATCCGTATATCGAATTTCACCAAACGCAAAGGCTTGTGCTGTTGCCAACACAAGAAGACAGACTAGGGTTGTCGTTAATATCACAAATTTACGCATTCTTTTTTCCCCGTTACATCATCGAATTGAGTTCATGAATGACGCGATCCGTAATATCCATGGAATCAGCCACAAATCCGATAATTTCCGGATCTGTCAGTATCATGGTAAATCCTCTTTCCTGAGCAATGGCCCTGAGCAGCGAGTCTGCCCGCCGCATGACAAATTGAATAAGGCGGCGCTCCTCACTCTGAATTTCCATATTACTATTTTTAACCAAGCGTTCATAATCACGAACAGCTAAACGCATCTCTTCTTCCTTGGACTGCTGCTCTGTAACGGAAATAGTCTCCGCCTTCAGGCTATCCTGCAGCGACTCAACGACAGCAAGAGCTTCACGGACTCGCCGGTCCTTCTCTCTGCCCAGCCGCGCCAAATCATCCTGAGCAATCCTGCCGATTTTGGATTCATTGATGATCCGCTGAGGATTGACAAATCCCACCTTGGACGTCTGGGCCAAAGCTGTCCCGCCTAAAAGCAGAAACAGACTAAACACGGCCAGAGATATTTTCATAATCTTCATAAGAATAACTACCTTGTTAGCTCATATAATGGGGCAATGTATCCGAAAATGGACACCCTTGTCGACCATTTACAATGTCGTCAAAGGATCGAGATCGAGACTTGTGCGCACGAATTTCAAATTCGGGTTGGCCGCAGCCATATGTCCATACAATGTCCGCACTTTGGCCCAGTCGTCAGACTTGAGCAAACAGTTAAATCGCTTAC
This genomic window contains:
- a CDS encoding SH3 domain-containing protein, translated to MRKFVILTTTLVCLLVLATAQAFAFGEIRYTDRPLNLRDGRSPKAKWVGNLYAGQKVRIAHFRDGWVAIYEPDATDGSERAAIGFSNAKYLQKKRARYEPKELGELVYTYRALNVRTKPDVSGRKIETLKAGTHVRIDFPDGDWVRVFPPNATIRSNLNGLGYSSAKYFKPATKKSLAKATKASKPQPVQVEEKILVVTEPDEVVSGQGQVSGNVATTPPPAPVAAPKPKVVTATTLINVHADRTTGSSLNRTLKPGDTVQVGLLQHGWYAVFNRNELVLIEGRAIGYSLQSIMDKGTRAATDQSRELALSTGPAPTVSTKSVSKKTAPVAKKTPIVASTSGSSESGQKTITIDRKSFAKTKKPDPTPNKTAHGYKYRVMEKSETRQLGETWITLKVFLSTTKKPTRDSLKDFSTTLWKENRRVTKNVAVLIYLPGMDVEDLAYGVIKFDDKQLLELWVREATLFGTQFL
- the thiF gene encoding sulfur carrier protein ThiS adenylyltransferase ThiF — translated: MNRTEQGIAAYLGKDRLAFLQTVSIGIAGAGGLGSNCAMHLVRSGFKRFVLVDFDRVEPSNLNRQAYTAQQVGEYKVEALVANLLAVNPDLDLEPCIGKVTGEDMAELFAECDIVVEAFDDPEAKKALVETLLPKGVLVVAASGMGGTGSSDAMITRKVRDNFYLIGDGVTECTDENPPFSPRVGIAAAKQADVVLSHFLNRYAVEGGK
- a CDS encoding OmpH family outer membrane protein, which encodes MKIMKISLAVFSLFLLLGGTALAQTSKVGFVNPQRIINESKIGRIAQDDLARLGREKDRRVREALAVVESLQDSLKAETISVTEQQSKEEEMRLAVRDYERLVKNSNMEIQSEERRLIQFVMRRADSLLRAIAQERGFTMILTDPEIIGFVADSMDITDRVIHELNSMM
- a CDS encoding thiazole synthase, producing MCEDIFEVGGVKLNSRLFTGTGKYGDDAIVPDVCEASGSQVITVALRRVDLESSTGNVMDFIPKHMQLLPNTSGARTAEEAVRIARLARAMGCGDWIKIEVISDNKYLLPDGYETAKATEILAKEGFVVFPYVNADLYVAQSLVNAGAAAVMPLGAPIGTNRGLKTREMVRILIEEIDLPIIVDAGIGRPSEACEAMEMGADACLVNTAIATASDPRVMAKAFGRAVKAGREAYLSGPGVTKMHADASSPLTGFLGGE
- the thiH gene encoding 2-iminoacetate synthase ThiH, whose amino-acid sequence is MSFYSVLAEYASVPLDEKFAAVTAEDVRRSLNKMTPTIEDFMNFMSPAAVPLLEEMAQKASRLTAQNFGRAIQLFTPLYLSNFCSNHCVYCGFNCKNDIPRDQLTLEQLDVEAKAIADTGLKHLLILTGEAPAKAGVDYLEDCMGVLRKHFPSVSIEVFAMDQDEYARLVAAGADGLTMFQETYNEELYATLHPKGPKKDYRYRLDAPERGCQAGMRVVTIGALLGLGDWHRDAFFTGMHAAYLMHKYPEVDISVSPPRMRPHAGEYQPASIADDRDLVQYMLALRLFLPRLGITVSTRESAEFREHILPLGVTKMSAGVTTAVGGHTQEHDQVGQFEIADTRSVEEMCEMLRRCGYQPIYKDWEPIELQAKASA
- the thiS gene encoding sulfur carrier protein ThiS, whose product is MIVVLNGKEVNVTEGMTILALLESKDVSPQVVVVERNGDIVPGENFDTTSLNDGDHLEVLRFVGGG